A segment of the bacterium genome:
GCCTCGCCGACCCGTTGGTGCCAGGTCATGCGGGCGTCGCTCGACATCGCCTCGTAGAGCGCTTCGCGGGTGAGCGCGTGGGCGAAGCCGTAGCGCGGCACGGCGCCGCGCCGGCGGACGATCACCGCGGCGGCCTCGGCGGCGGCGAGCGCCTCGACGACGGCGCCGCCCTCGTCCTCGAGCGTCGCCCGCAGGGTGGCGAGATCGAACTCGCGGCCGATCACCGCCGCCGCTTCCAGGACGCGGACGCAGGCCGGCGGCAACGGCCGCAGGCGTTCGTGGATGGTGGCGCGGATGCTGCCCGGCAGGCGCAGGGTCAGCGTCGCCGGCAGGCGGCCGCCGCCCTCCGCCAGCAACAGGCGGACGATCTCGTCGACGAAGAACGGATTGCCGTCGGTCAGCGCGTGCAGGTGCTCGACCAGGCCGGGCGCCGGCTCGACGCCGGCGGCGGCGCGCACGAAGCGCGCCGTCTCGTCGCGAGCCCAACCGGCGAGGGGCAGGCGCACGCCGGCGCGGCCGATGCCGCCCAGCAGCCGGCTGTGGTCGGACTCCGGCGCGCCGCCGCCCTCGCGGCAGGTGCCGATGACGAGCAGGCGCGCGCCGTCCAGATCGCGAGCGACGAAGCTGAGCAGCCGCAGCGACGCGTCGTCCGCCGCCTGCAGGTCGTCGAGCAGCAGGACCAGCGGCATCGTCTCCGCCACCTGGCGGAGGAAGCGGGCGATGGCGTCGAAGAGCGGAAAGCGCGCGTGCTCGCTGTCGAGCCCCGGGGCCGCCGCCGGGCACGGCACCTCGGGCAGGCGCTCGCGCAGCTCCGGCAGCAGATGCGCGATCAGATCGGCGCGGGCGCCGAGCGCAGCGCGCAGGCGCGCGTCGTCGAGGCCGCGGGTGACGTGGCGCAGCAGCACGGTCCAGGGCCAGAACGCCGGCGCGCCCTCCCCCTCCCAGCAGCGCGCCCAGGAAACGCGCGCCGCGCCGGGATCGGTGCCGATCTGCAACTCGGTCGCCAGGCGCGTCTTGCCGATGCCGGCCTCGCCGACGATGAGGAACAGGCGGCCCCGCCCCTCGATCGCGTCGCGCAGACCGGCCTGCAATTCCGCCAACTCCCGCTCACGGCCGACGAACGCGCGACCCGAGGCGCCCGGCGTGGGCTCCAGATGACTGTTCACGCCGCCCGCGCCCTCCACCTGGCGATCCGCGTGCCGACGTTCCGCGCGCGGCCTCCCTCTCGCATCGTCCGAGCCCTACCGCAGCGAAACATTGAAGGCTACTCTACGGGCGTGGCCCTCGACATGACGGACGTCACATCGATTCCCGCTCCCTCGCGCCGGCTGTTGCTGCTCGAGGGGCGAGCGCTGCTCGAGCTGGCGGCGCTGCTGCCGGCCTACCCGGTGCTGCGCCGCGCCCCGGCCGGCGACGGCCATGCGGTGCTCGTCCTGCCCGGCCTGATGGCGAGCGACTTCTCCACCCGCGCGTTGCGCCGCTTCCTGCGCGACAAGGGGTACCAGGCGCACGGCTGGAAGCAGGGCCGCAACCTGGGGCCATCAGAGGCGCTGATCGCGGCCATGGTCCAGCGGCTGACGGACGTCCACCGCCGCAGCGGCCGCCGCGTCAGTCTCATCGGCTGGAGCCTGGGCGGCATCTACGCCCGCGAGCTGGCGCGCGCCATGCCGGACCTGGTGCGGCAGGTGATCACCCTCGCCAGCCCCTTCCGCGACCTCGACGCGGTGAACGTGCCGCGCTTTCTCCAGGGCCGGGCGCGCCGCCGCAACCCGGTGGGCGACGATGCCCTGGTGCGCGCCCGCCTGCGGGCGCCGCTGCCGGTGCCGACGACGGCGATCTTCAGCCACAGCGACGGCATCACCGCCGGCGAGAGCTGTCGCGCCGACGCCGCGCCGCGCACCGAGAACCTCGAGGTCGAGAGCAGCCATCTCGGCATCGGCCACCACCCGGTGGTGCTGCTGACCATCGCCGACCGGCTGGCGCAGCCGGAAGGGTCCTGGCGCCCCTTCGTACCGCCGCGCGGCTGGCGCTTCCCGCTGGTGCCGCGGGTCGTCGCGTAGCCCCGCCGTCGCGTCAGCGGACGCGCCGCAGGTGCTCCGTGATCGCCTGCAGCCAGGCGGCGGGGTTCTCGATCTGCGGGCTGTGCGCCGCGTCGGGGATGCGCACCAGGCGGGCGCCGGGGATGCCGGCCGCCAGCTCGTGCGCCGGCGCCAGGAACCCGGCGTCCTGCTCGCCGACGAGGACCGTCGTCGGGCAGTCGATCTCGCCGAGGCGATCGGTGAGGGGCTGCTGATCCAGCAGTTCCAGGGTGAGCACCGCGAACGCCTCGGGATCCATCGCCGTGAAGCGGCGGTGGCGGCGCTCCCAGTAGGCCTCGCCCCACTCGGCTGCGAGCCGGCGCTCGGCGGCTGGGCGGTCGGGCTCGTCGCCGGCGCGGGCGCGCAGCAGGGCCGCCAGGGTCGCCATGCCGTCCGAACGCGCGATCGCGCCGGCGGCGGCGAACGCGGCCCGCGGCATGCGGTCGGGGGCGCGCGCCGCG
Coding sequences within it:
- a CDS encoding alpha/beta hydrolase, which codes for MPAVTVNGVELAYEDLGAGDRPLVLVHGLTGFRDDFRERLPALVALGRTVIYDHRGHGDSTNTGDPGGYSFAQLVDDLAGLLAARGIGRCDLLGHSMGGMIALRFALAHPQRVASLVLMDTAARAPDRMPRAAFAAAGAIARSDGMATLAALLRARAGDEPDRPAAERRLAAEWGEAYWERRHRRFTAMDPEAFAVLTLELLDQQPLTDRLGEIDCPTTVLVGEQDAGFLAPAHELAAGIPGARLVRIPDAAHSPQIENPAAWLQAITEHLRRVR
- a CDS encoding alpha/beta hydrolase, coding for MTDVTSIPAPSRRLLLLEGRALLELAALLPAYPVLRRAPAGDGHAVLVLPGLMASDFSTRALRRFLRDKGYQAHGWKQGRNLGPSEALIAAMVQRLTDVHRRSGRRVSLIGWSLGGIYARELARAMPDLVRQVITLASPFRDLDAVNVPRFLQGRARRRNPVGDDALVRARLRAPLPVPTTAIFSHSDGITAGESCRADAAPRTENLEVESSHLGIGHHPVVLLTIADRLAQPEGSWRPFVPPRGWRFPLVPRVVA